A window of the Oncorhynchus keta strain PuntledgeMale-10-30-2019 chromosome 21, Oket_V2, whole genome shotgun sequence genome harbors these coding sequences:
- the LOC118400581 gene encoding carbohydrate sulfotransferase 11-like, with protein sequence MRKPKVNRMVLAMCLGCFIMVIFYFQSNLKPASAQGRGRSSGQGKSWRSPLQMLYDSDQLEQSTVQVTHQGRRELLEDACRSYTHKRRVLIPEDLKHVIVDDQHGLLYCYVPKVACTNWKRVLMVLTGAAGPHRDPLAIPANEAHVPGNLRTLSEYSTSQINQRLRSYLKFVFVREPFERLVSAYRNKFTRSYNTAFHKRYGTKIIRRHRPSPQAEALERGDDVSFEEFVYYLVDPATQREEPFNEHWERVHSLCHPCLIHYDVVGKYETLEQDSRYVLQLAGVEGQVTFPASAKNTRTTGDMAAQFFNNIRPFYQKKLYNLYHMDFLLFNYSTPEYLKF encoded by the exons ATGAGAAAACCCAAAGTTAATCGGATGGTTCTTGCGATGTGCTTGGGGTGTTTTATAATGGTTATATTCTATTTTCAGAGCAACTTGAAACCAG CCTCAGCACAGGGTCGTGGGAGGAGCAGCGGCCAGGGGAAGTCATGGAGGAGTCCACTCCAGATGCTCTATGACAGTGACCAG CTGGAGCAGTCGACGGTGCAGGTGACCCACCAGGGTCGGCGGGAGCTGCTGGAGGACGCCTGCCGCTCATACACGCACAAGCGTCGCGTGCTCATCCCCGAGGACCTCAAGCACGTCATTGTGGATGACCAGCACGGCCTGCTCTACTGCTACGTGCCCAAGGTGGCCTGCACCAACTGGAAGCGTGTCCTAATGGTCCTGACAGGCGCCGCTGGCCCCCACCGCGACCCCCTCGCCATCCCCGCCAACGAGGCCCACGTGCCTGGCAACCTGCGCACCCTCTCTGAGTATTCCACCTCTCAGATCAACCAGCGGCTGCGCTCCTACCTGAAGTTTGTGTTCGTGCGTGAGCCCTTTGAGCGGCTCGTTTCAGCTTACCGCAACAAGTTCACACGCAGCTACAACACAGCCTTCCACAAGCGCTACGGCACCAAGATCATCCGCCGGCACCGGCCCAGCCCCCAGGCCGAAGCACTGGAGCGGGGAGACGACGTCTCCTTCGAGGAGTTTGTGTACTACCTGGTGGACCCGGCCACACAGCGCGAGGAGCCCTTCAACGAGCACTGGGAGCGTGTGCACTCGCTGTGCCACCCCTGCCTCATCCACTACGACGTGGTGGGCAAGTATGAGACGCTGGAGCAGGACTCCCGCTACGTGCTGCAGCTGGCTGGGGTGGAGGGCCAGGTGACTTTCCCTGCCTCGGCCAAGAACACCAGGACTACGGGAGACATGGCCGCTCAGTTCTTCAACAACATCAGACCCTTCTATCAGAAGAAGCTGTATAACCTCTACCACATGGACTTCCTGCTGTTCAACTACTCCACGCCGGAGTACCTGAAATTTTGA